From Humisphaera borealis, the proteins below share one genomic window:
- the atzF gene encoding allophanate hydrolase yields MPATPSDAEVLTLGNLRAHLDDGTWSAASVIEATLRRIAKADRPEIWISRASEAQLAEAVEQIEARKAAGQSLPLFGVPVAVKDNIDVAGMPTTAACREYSYVPAKSATAVQKLQDAGAIVIGKTNLDQFATGLVGTRSPYGAVRNALDPKYISGGSSSGSAVAVALGLVPISLGTDTAGSGRVPAGFNNIVGIKPTRGLVSTRGVVPACRTLDCVSVFALSCDDARTVVKILGEFDPQDPFSRPVPPPIAKLSAKFRFGRPADAYLKFFGNAEYERAFKASIEAMKQIGGEEVTIDYGPFEAAARLLYEGPWVAERVAAIREFWTTKQDALHPVTRSIYANASKFDAVGTFEAMYKLAELRRASLAQWQNMDVLLLPTTGTTYTIDQVNADPVATNTNLGYYTNFVNLLDLAAIAVPASMLPSKLPFGITLMSPAGGDSMLCALGARLEKSLDLPIGATGSKATRDGVASASDEKAIVHVAVVGAHLSGLPLNYQLKNRGGQLVRATQTAPYYRLYALPGTTPPKPGMLRSPDKQSVGLAVEVWELSAAAFGEFVAEIPPPLGIGSVELEDGSAVKGFLCESYALMGAREITHMGGWRAYLAAQK; encoded by the coding sequence GTGCCCGCAACTCCCTCTGACGCCGAAGTACTGACCCTGGGCAACCTGCGCGCTCACCTGGACGATGGGACCTGGTCGGCGGCCTCGGTGATCGAAGCCACCCTGCGCCGCATCGCCAAGGCCGATCGGCCGGAGATCTGGATCAGCCGGGCGTCCGAGGCGCAGCTTGCAGAGGCGGTCGAGCAGATCGAAGCACGCAAAGCCGCCGGCCAGTCGCTGCCGCTGTTCGGCGTGCCGGTCGCGGTGAAGGACAACATTGATGTCGCCGGGATGCCGACGACCGCCGCCTGCCGCGAGTATTCCTATGTGCCCGCGAAGTCTGCGACGGCGGTGCAGAAGTTGCAGGATGCCGGCGCGATCGTGATCGGCAAGACCAACCTCGACCAGTTCGCCACCGGCCTGGTCGGCACGCGCTCGCCCTATGGTGCGGTGCGAAACGCGCTGGATCCCAAGTACATCTCCGGCGGTTCGAGTTCCGGATCGGCCGTTGCGGTGGCGCTGGGACTGGTGCCCATCTCGCTCGGCACCGACACTGCCGGCTCGGGACGGGTACCGGCGGGATTCAACAACATCGTCGGCATCAAGCCCACGCGAGGATTGGTCAGCACGCGCGGGGTGGTGCCCGCCTGCCGGACCCTTGATTGCGTATCGGTGTTCGCCCTGTCGTGTGACGACGCGCGGACGGTGGTGAAGATCCTCGGCGAGTTCGACCCGCAGGACCCCTTCTCCCGCCCGGTTCCGCCGCCGATCGCCAAGCTTTCTGCGAAGTTCCGGTTCGGCCGGCCGGCGGACGCGTATCTCAAGTTTTTCGGCAACGCCGAATACGAGCGCGCGTTCAAGGCCTCGATCGAAGCGATGAAGCAGATCGGCGGCGAAGAAGTCACAATCGACTACGGTCCATTCGAGGCGGCTGCCCGGCTGCTGTACGAAGGGCCGTGGGTTGCCGAACGTGTCGCCGCGATCCGCGAGTTCTGGACGACAAAGCAGGATGCGCTGCACCCAGTCACGCGCAGCATTTATGCCAACGCATCGAAGTTCGACGCCGTCGGCACGTTCGAGGCAATGTACAAGCTCGCGGAACTGCGTCGGGCGTCGCTGGCGCAATGGCAGAACATGGATGTGCTGCTGCTTCCCACGACCGGAACGACGTACACGATCGACCAGGTGAATGCCGACCCCGTCGCCACCAACACCAACCTCGGCTACTACACGAACTTCGTCAATCTGCTGGACCTGGCGGCGATCGCCGTGCCAGCGAGCATGCTCCCCTCGAAGCTGCCGTTCGGCATCACGCTGATGTCGCCGGCCGGCGGGGACTCGATGTTGTGTGCCCTCGGCGCTCGGCTGGAGAAATCTCTGGACCTTCCGATCGGTGCCACGGGAAGCAAGGCGACCCGCGATGGCGTCGCATCCGCGAGCGACGAAAAGGCGATTGTGCACGTTGCCGTCGTGGGGGCCCACTTGAGCGGATTGCCGCTCAACTACCAGTTGAAGAACCGGGGCGGGCAGCTCGTCCGCGCCACGCAAACCGCACCTTACTACCGCCTTTACGCACTGCCGGGTACCACGCCGCCCAAGCCGGGCATGCTCCGTTCGCCGGACAAGCAGTCGGTGGGGCTTGCGGTCGAAGTTTGGGAACTGTCGGCGGCGGCGTTCGGGGAGTTCGTCGCGGAGATCCCGCCGCCTTTGGGCATCGGCTCCGTGGAACTTGAGGATGGTTCGGCCGTAAAGGGTTTCCTGTGCGAGTCCTACGCGCTCATGGGGGCACGTGAGATCACTCACATGGGCGGCTGGCGAGCGTACCTGGCGGCGCAAAAGTGA
- a CDS encoding helix-hairpin-helix domain-containing protein has protein sequence MPSCLRASPLELHHFKPIDPVVYDMICRADTIGVFQIESRAQMSMLPRLRPQCFYDLVIEVAIVRPGPIQGNMVHPYLRRRSGEEEVTYPSEALRSVLHKTLGVPLFQEQAMKVAMVAAGFSADEADQLRKAMAAWRKTAKLEEFRDKIINGMLARNYTQQFAEQTFDQIRGFGEYGFPESHAASFALLVYVSCWLKRYHPAAFAAALINSQPMGFYAPAQILRDAQEHGVTVLAIDVNFSEWDCVLVGRHEGTEARRVGFSSPNGSVSDTGFQPVRDALEVEKSTVAEAPRTTHGLEARVTDKVSQDTDPSCLRPPVPPTPPHTWGLGGPAIRLGMRMVKGLRADYVMRLVKERKQNGPFRSIRELRLRTAIPKPALQRLAEADAFGSMGLPRREALWQVLGLEAEEAPLFEQWERELVLNERHEGTEALRHEGLKWPSSPSSPRVSVPPSLPAPSCLPPMPLGQEVMTDYTTFGLSLKSHPMALVRPELTARKIITAAEMKQQRHGKWVRVAGLVLVRQRPGTASGIVFETLEDETGIVNLIVRPKVYDQYKQAARYAVMVEAQGIVERQGEVIHVMVKKMEDLTHLVDGLRTKSRDFH, from the coding sequence GTGCCTTCGTGCCTTCGTGCCTCTCCTCTAGAGCTCCACCATTTCAAGCCTATCGACCCCGTCGTCTACGACATGATCTGCCGGGCCGATACGATTGGTGTTTTTCAGATCGAAAGCCGCGCGCAGATGTCGATGCTTCCGCGTCTTCGGCCGCAGTGCTTTTATGATCTGGTGATCGAAGTTGCGATTGTCCGGCCCGGGCCGATCCAGGGGAACATGGTGCATCCGTATCTGCGCCGGCGGAGCGGGGAGGAGGAAGTCACTTACCCCAGTGAGGCGCTTCGAAGCGTATTGCACAAAACGCTGGGCGTGCCGCTGTTTCAGGAACAGGCGATGAAGGTGGCAATGGTCGCCGCAGGATTCAGCGCCGACGAAGCCGACCAGCTTCGCAAGGCGATGGCGGCCTGGCGGAAGACGGCCAAGCTCGAAGAGTTCCGCGACAAGATCATCAACGGCATGCTCGCCCGCAATTACACGCAGCAGTTCGCCGAGCAGACCTTTGATCAGATCCGCGGCTTCGGCGAATACGGCTTCCCCGAAAGCCACGCCGCGTCGTTCGCACTGCTGGTTTACGTGTCCTGCTGGCTCAAGCGATACCACCCGGCGGCGTTCGCCGCGGCATTGATCAACAGTCAGCCGATGGGGTTCTATGCGCCCGCCCAGATTCTCCGTGATGCGCAGGAACATGGGGTCACGGTGCTGGCGATCGATGTGAACTTCAGTGAGTGGGATTGTGTGTTGGTAGGAAGGCACGAAGGCACAGAGGCACGGAGGGTGGGCTTTTCAAGTCCGAACGGCTCCGTCAGTGACACGGGCTTCCAGCCCGTGCGTGATGCGCTCGAGGTAGAGAAATCAACAGTTGCCGAAGCACCACGCACCACGCACGGGCTGGAAGCCCGTGTCACTGACAAAGTCTCACAGGACACCGATCCTTCATGCCTTCGTCCTCCCGTACCTCCAACCCCACCCCACACGTGGGGCCTTGGCGGTCCCGCTATTCGGCTGGGCATGCGAATGGTCAAGGGGCTGCGCGCCGACTACGTCATGCGGCTGGTCAAGGAGCGCAAGCAAAACGGCCCGTTCCGCTCCATTCGTGAACTGCGGCTGCGCACTGCCATCCCCAAGCCCGCGCTCCAACGATTGGCCGAGGCCGACGCTTTCGGATCAATGGGGTTACCGCGCCGCGAAGCGCTCTGGCAGGTGCTGGGATTGGAAGCGGAAGAAGCGCCGCTGTTTGAGCAGTGGGAAAGAGAGCTCGTATTGAACGAGAGGCACGAAGGCACGGAGGCACTGAGGCACGAAGGGTTGAAATGGCCTTCTTCTCCTTCGAGCCCACGTGTCTCTGTGCCTCCATCTCTGCCCGCTCCTTCGTGCCTTCCTCCCATGCCTCTCGGCCAGGAAGTCATGACCGACTACACCACCTTCGGCTTGTCGCTCAAGAGCCATCCAATGGCACTTGTTCGCCCGGAGCTGACCGCCCGCAAGATCATCACCGCGGCCGAGATGAAACAGCAGCGGCACGGCAAGTGGGTGCGCGTCGCCGGGCTGGTGCTGGTCCGCCAGCGGCCGGGGACGGCGTCGGGCATCGTCTTTGAAACCCTGGAAGACGAAACCGGCATCGTCAACCTGATCGTCCGGCCGAAGGTCTACGACCAGTACAAGCAGGCCGCCCGTTACGCGGTGATGGTCGAAGCACAGGGCATCGTCGAACGGCAGGGGGAGGTCATTCACGTGATGGTCAAGAAGATGGAAGACCTGACGCACCTGGTCGACGGGTTGCGGACGAAGTCGCGAGATTTCCATTAG
- a CDS encoding four helix bundle protein, producing the protein MAVIRTYRDLIAWQKGMKLSKAIYIATQSMPREEQFGLTSQMRRAAVSIPSNIAEGYALESKKAYLKHLRISRGSLAELQTQWELVTVELELIPFDRAILALLEEEDRILQGLIRAVRASRSKR; encoded by the coding sequence ATGGCTGTGATACGGACTTACCGGGATCTGATCGCTTGGCAGAAGGGAATGAAGCTGTCGAAAGCGATCTACATCGCTACTCAGAGCATGCCGCGGGAGGAGCAGTTTGGACTGACGAGTCAAATGCGCCGCGCGGCAGTATCAATACCATCGAACATTGCCGAGGGATATGCGCTGGAGAGCAAGAAGGCCTACCTGAAACACCTGCGAATCTCCCGGGGTTCACTGGCAGAACTGCAGACACAGTGGGAACTGGTGACGGTCGAACTGGAGTTGATTCCATTCGATCGCGCGATTTTGGCGTTGCTCGAAGAGGAAGATCGGATCCTCCAAGGCCTGATCCGTGCCGTCAGAGCTTCGAGGTCGAAGCGATAA
- a CDS encoding Y-family DNA polymerase, producing MPPSRQSPPIDPRRSTVNHPLVLFQDVASRQLVTTACEQSRAAGIRIGMTLAEARTMCPGLTHAPADPDLDRRALEALGRWMTRFSPVVAVESPDRLLIDLTGCERLFGGIEPIRRRVVDVLQRMRITARVAVAPTIGAAWAMTHGIVRDTGLAPASESASLGCHGLAYSPARGGVTAATPATGSGVPQPMALESSAPTTPPASPFILRPSSLSLLPTTSLRLASSTLLTLHHLGVETIGQLLALDRPSLLDRFGPEVLLRIDQLLGRAPEMLRPLEFRTPLRAVMEFDGAVTAIEAIWEVLRRLVDELTQQLARVGGGARRVEAEFRRAYSPPVTRTILLSKASREAKNLFGLLRCATENLDVRDGKDINHAADGFHCDGFIAISLAAPAWERIADEQWAMDGQCEQASAGEVARLVEVLSVRLGPQSVVRMMLHECHLPERAYKTIDGVRADLTPVEVTPLQKKTKRRGKSRTYGRAPRRMQAANERNAENPGAMGCGTPLPVAAALRKPATDRRVRQPMAPEPSGVSSFIPHPSVLASPPPSSDSPLRLADPFADWRPVIPDLPEGADDPDRTDTPQIAAPDESSSHIPLAARPVRLLPTPRELRVMSASGEPGEEQWPMTFADGRETYRVLHTIGPERVAPMWWEGRDKTRDYYDIETAEGKRFWVFRVPQTGRWFLHGDWD from the coding sequence ATGCCACCCAGCCGCCAATCTCCCCCGATCGATCCTCGACGATCGACTGTCAATCATCCCCTCGTTCTCTTCCAAGATGTCGCCTCCCGGCAACTCGTCACGACCGCCTGCGAGCAATCCCGGGCGGCGGGCATCCGCATTGGCATGACACTCGCCGAGGCGCGGACGATGTGTCCGGGTCTGACGCACGCCCCGGCCGATCCGGATCTCGACCGCCGGGCGCTCGAGGCCCTCGGCCGCTGGATGACCCGCTTCAGCCCCGTCGTCGCCGTCGAATCCCCCGACCGCCTGCTGATCGATCTGACCGGCTGCGAACGGCTGTTCGGCGGGATCGAGCCGATTCGACGGCGCGTGGTCGATGTTCTGCAGCGGATGCGCATCACGGCAAGGGTCGCCGTCGCCCCGACGATCGGCGCAGCCTGGGCGATGACCCATGGCATCGTCCGCGACACGGGCCTTGCGCCCGCATCCGAATCGGCAAGCCTCGGGTGCCATGGGCTGGCGTACTCGCCTGCCCGTGGCGGCGTCACGGCAGCCACGCCCGCCACGGGCAGCGGCGTACCGCAGCCCATGGCACTCGAATCGAGCGCCCCCACAACGCCGCCTGCTTCCCCCTTCATCCTTCGGCCTTCATCCCTCAGCCTTCTTCCCACAACCTCCCTTCGCCTTGCTTCATCCACCCTCCTCACCCTGCACCATCTCGGCGTAGAAACCATCGGCCAACTGCTGGCGCTCGATCGGCCGTCGCTGCTGGACCGCTTCGGGCCGGAAGTTCTGCTGCGGATCGATCAGTTGCTCGGACGAGCCCCGGAAATGCTCCGCCCGCTGGAGTTCCGCACGCCCCTCCGCGCCGTGATGGAGTTCGACGGCGCGGTGACGGCGATCGAAGCGATCTGGGAAGTGCTCCGCCGGCTGGTCGACGAACTGACGCAGCAGTTAGCCCGCGTCGGCGGGGGGGCCAGACGGGTGGAAGCCGAGTTCCGCCGGGCTTACTCGCCGCCGGTCACGCGAACGATCCTGCTGTCGAAGGCATCGCGGGAGGCGAAGAATCTCTTCGGCTTACTCCGCTGCGCGACGGAGAACCTGGATGTCCGCGACGGCAAAGACATCAACCACGCCGCCGATGGCTTTCACTGCGACGGCTTCATCGCGATTTCGCTGGCGGCACCCGCGTGGGAGCGGATCGCCGACGAACAGTGGGCGATGGACGGCCAATGCGAGCAGGCGTCGGCGGGGGAAGTCGCGAGGCTGGTGGAAGTCTTAAGTGTTCGTCTCGGTCCGCAGTCGGTCGTCAGGATGATGCTTCACGAATGCCACCTGCCCGAGCGGGCGTATAAAACGATCGATGGCGTGCGGGCGGATTTGACGCCGGTCGAGGTCACGCCGTTACAGAAAAAGACGAAGCGGCGGGGCAAGTCACGGACGTACGGACGGGCACCAAGACGTATGCAGGCGGCGAATGAAAGGAACGCAGAAAATCCGGGTGCCATGGGCTGCGGTACTCCGCTGCCCGTAGCCGCCGCGTTACGCAAACCCGCCACGGACAGGCGAGTACGCCAGCCCATGGCACCCGAGCCCTCCGGCGTTTCATCCTTCATCCCTCATCCTTCAGTCTTGGCTTCTCCTCCTCCATCCTCGGATTCGCCCCTGCGCCTGGCCGATCCCTTCGCTGACTGGCGACCGGTCATCCCCGACCTGCCGGAAGGCGCCGACGATCCCGATCGCACCGACACGCCGCAGATTGCCGCGCCCGATGAGTCATCGTCGCACATCCCGCTGGCGGCCCGGCCGGTGCGTCTGTTGCCCACGCCGCGGGAACTACGGGTGATGTCCGCCTCCGGCGAGCCGGGTGAAGAGCAATGGCCGATGACATTCGCCGACGGACGGGAGACCTATCGCGTCCTGCACACGATCGGCCCCGAGCGCGTCGCCCCGATGTGGTGGGAAGGGCGAGACAAAACACGCGACTATTACGACATCGAAACCGCCGAGGGCAAACGCTTCTGGGTCTTCCGCGTCCCGCAGACGGGACGGTGGTTTTTGCACGGAGACTGGGATTGA
- a CDS encoding ImuA family protein, whose amino-acid sequence MKIVTAHQGILRTVRVDGLRGRSAEPADLTLAEPDWADGVAASPARPGTFQTGLALLDAAAPGGAFELGVVHELLYPPRGSPPRTFALLLAIAAARARAGPVIWSDPQATLYPPAIARAGLPLDRLLILRPRSPADELWAATQCMRCQGVAVTIVEPGRLNRVQARRLQLAVEKGGGTGLLLRSDHNAADYAAATRWLVRPEPSVGTHGRVPDSPVIRHGHTVVCPYAASQRWRVELVHGHGGRLRQAIILEVSREVVRTTEPDGSPSPFPAPHPVRAIDPMADRPAAQGAAARTA is encoded by the coding sequence ATGAAGATTGTAACTGCCCATCAAGGCATCCTTCGCACCGTTCGCGTGGACGGATTGCGGGGAAGATCGGCAGAACCCGCCGACCTGACCCTTGCCGAGCCGGATTGGGCCGACGGCGTGGCAGCTTCACCTGCCAGGCCGGGAACGTTCCAGACCGGGCTGGCACTGCTCGATGCGGCAGCGCCCGGCGGCGCGTTCGAACTGGGCGTGGTGCACGAACTGCTCTACCCGCCCCGGGGTTCGCCGCCGCGAACGTTCGCGTTGCTGCTGGCGATCGCGGCGGCGCGAGCACGGGCCGGACCGGTCATCTGGAGCGACCCGCAGGCCACGCTCTACCCGCCGGCGATCGCACGGGCCGGGCTGCCTTTGGATCGGCTGCTGATCCTGCGGCCCAGGTCGCCGGCGGACGAGCTCTGGGCGGCGACGCAGTGCATGCGCTGCCAGGGCGTCGCCGTCACGATCGTCGAGCCGGGGCGGCTCAATCGCGTGCAGGCCCGACGGCTGCAACTGGCGGTCGAGAAGGGCGGCGGCACCGGATTGCTGCTGCGGTCCGACCACAACGCCGCCGACTACGCCGCCGCCACAAGATGGCTCGTGCGGCCCGAACCCTCTGTAGGGACACACGGCCGTGTGCCCGATTCGCCGGTGATTCGTCACGGGCACACGGTCGTGTGCCCCTACGCAGCAAGTCAGCGTTGGAGAGTGGAACTCGTTCACGGCCACGGAGGGCGACTACGCCAGGCCATCATCCTGGAGGTGAGCCGTGAAGTCGTACGAACAACCGAACCCGACGGAAGTCCATCCCCTTTCCCCGCGCCACATCCTGTGCGTGCGATTGATCCAATGGCCGATCGACCGGCTGCGCAGGGCGCGGCAGCGCGAACGGCGTGA
- the alr gene encoding alanine racemase: MDATPTIDIRHTLGEPRVLISRRSLLHNAGVIRRALSPGVRLCAMLKADAYGHGALIAADTLCNFCNDGSGKPPADTIAVASIDEAMALPDLRVPVLVFRPLENAFIGRQRLKIEEAIRHGWVLTVCSLSGVEDIARIALQVGRRANVQVMVDTGMVRSGVDVAALPGMLQHIEARPSIKLWGICTHFASAENPESAFTLEQSRRFHLATDPVGAAYGGRLTRHAANSGALFFHRTTHADMVRPGLALYGIDPSGRPTMDRPLKPVLKWLAPIVGIQEVSAGSTVGYGQTWCARRPTRVGLLPIGYADGYPRSFSNGAKVLLHGRAAAVIGRVSMDMTTVDLTDHPDAHVGEEVTLLDDNPLSPVSVYELARWSNTIPYEILSRIGARIKRVPTDPEDAPFEESEAETSDQDFT; encoded by the coding sequence ATGGACGCGACCCCCACCATCGATATCCGTCATACCCTGGGCGAACCGCGCGTACTGATCTCGCGACGGTCGCTGCTGCACAACGCCGGCGTGATTCGGCGAGCCTTGTCGCCGGGTGTCCGGCTGTGCGCGATGCTCAAGGCAGATGCTTACGGTCACGGGGCGCTGATCGCCGCCGACACGCTCTGCAACTTCTGCAACGACGGCAGCGGCAAGCCCCCGGCGGATACGATCGCTGTCGCGAGCATCGACGAGGCGATGGCGCTTCCCGACCTGCGCGTGCCAGTGCTGGTTTTCCGCCCGCTCGAAAATGCCTTCATCGGCCGGCAGCGGCTGAAGATCGAAGAGGCGATTCGTCACGGCTGGGTGCTCACGGTGTGTTCGTTGTCGGGCGTGGAAGACATCGCCCGGATTGCCCTGCAGGTGGGCCGAAGGGCCAACGTGCAGGTGATGGTCGACACGGGCATGGTGCGATCGGGCGTCGATGTGGCCGCGCTGCCCGGAATGCTTCAGCACATCGAGGCTCGGCCGTCGATCAAACTGTGGGGCATCTGCACGCACTTCGCTTCGGCGGAGAATCCCGAGAGTGCGTTCACACTGGAACAGTCGCGACGATTTCATTTGGCGACCGATCCTGTCGGGGCGGCGTATGGCGGGCGATTGACGCGGCATGCGGCCAACTCCGGCGCGTTGTTTTTCCATCGCACCACGCATGCCGACATGGTCCGCCCGGGGCTCGCGCTGTATGGCATCGATCCCTCCGGCCGCCCGACGATGGATCGTCCGCTCAAGCCGGTGCTCAAGTGGCTGGCGCCGATCGTCGGCATCCAGGAGGTGTCGGCGGGATCGACCGTCGGCTACGGCCAGACCTGGTGCGCCCGCCGACCGACGCGCGTCGGCCTGCTGCCGATCGGCTATGCCGACGGCTACCCGCGCAGCTTCTCGAACGGCGCGAAGGTGTTGCTGCACGGCCGGGCGGCGGCGGTCATCGGGCGGGTAAGCATGGACATGACCACGGTCGACCTGACCGATCATCCCGATGCGCACGTGGGCGAGGAGGTGACATTGCTCGACGACAACCCGCTGTCGCCGGTGAGCGTGTACGAACTGGCGCGGTGGTCGAACACGATCCCCTATGAGATTCTGAGCCGCATCGGCGCGCGGATTAAGCGCGTACCGACCGATCCGGAAGACGCGCCGTTTGAGGAAAGCGAAGCAGAGACGTCGGATCAGGACTTCACTTGA
- a CDS encoding UbiA family prenyltransferase, whose product MPPPWSQRLLTLLQLTRMALVFTAIADAWCGLLLWEAHGRPDAGLLQWLDPWRLGTIALVSIGLYGFGMTLNDIIDRRRDARISPGRPLPSGKVSVAAAVTVCTLLLLLSLGSAALFRTSGGPNPSLALAAATLALIWFYDAAGKYLVGPGLVTLGLVRFCQALIPSAEAQAPFHPLLWQPLWLLNHVAILSTVCYAWEEKRPALNIKHWAGVFFTLATIDAAAIWFIGTNGPGSFLDNLRLDWRLIGPVLGSVAFIAMATRVHRQAGSSREAGQATMLYGLLWLIVYDALFAGLYVHWAAGVALLLLLPLAYGSVKVMRAWSKLVAASHRPDFKRAGA is encoded by the coding sequence ATGCCGCCTCCCTGGTCACAACGACTGCTCACGCTGCTCCAGCTCACCCGCATGGCGCTGGTGTTCACCGCGATCGCCGATGCCTGGTGCGGCCTGCTCCTCTGGGAGGCGCACGGCCGGCCTGATGCAGGCCTGCTGCAGTGGCTCGATCCCTGGCGTCTGGGAACGATCGCACTGGTCTCGATCGGCCTGTACGGCTTCGGGATGACGCTCAACGACATCATCGATCGCAGGCGCGACGCCCGAATCTCGCCCGGCCGGCCGCTGCCGAGCGGGAAGGTCTCCGTCGCGGCGGCCGTTACCGTCTGCACCCTGCTGCTGCTGTTGTCCCTCGGTTCCGCCGCGCTCTTTCGCACGAGCGGCGGGCCCAATCCAAGTCTCGCACTGGCAGCCGCGACCCTGGCACTCATCTGGTTCTACGATGCCGCCGGCAAGTACCTCGTGGGCCCGGGGCTGGTCACACTCGGCCTGGTACGGTTCTGCCAGGCGCTGATTCCGTCGGCCGAGGCGCAGGCACCGTTTCATCCCCTGCTCTGGCAGCCCCTCTGGCTGCTGAACCACGTCGCGATTCTTTCCACTGTCTGCTACGCGTGGGAGGAGAAACGCCCGGCTCTCAACATCAAGCACTGGGCCGGCGTCTTCTTCACCCTCGCCACCATCGACGCGGCGGCGATCTGGTTCATCGGCACCAACGGCCCTGGCAGCTTTCTCGACAACCTCCGACTCGACTGGCGACTGATCGGCCCGGTCCTCGGCTCGGTCGCGTTCATCGCAATGGCCACTCGCGTTCATCGCCAGGCCGGCTCCAGCCGCGAGGCCGGACAGGCGACGATGCTCTACGGCCTGCTCTGGCTCATCGTCTACGACGCCCTCTTCGCCGGTCTCTACGTTCACTGGGCGGCGGGCGTGGCGCTTCTGCTTCTGCTGCCATTGGCGTACGGCTCGGTCAAGGTCATGCGGGCGTGGAGCAAGCTCGTCGCCGCCTCGCACCGGCCGGATTTCAAGCGTGCCGGGGCGTGA
- a CDS encoding Ig-like domain-containing protein, giving the protein MKPFTSKVIGVSIGFSALALMVALFVVGLMDFTGNEDFLLRGKVVDDGGQPVSGVAVSAIVLVDTHNSPVKVPWGGSIASEPVKAVTDASGQFEIGGRGYGLTVGLQKHGFEGLDRHYKLHKDVEIKAPITFVLRTKD; this is encoded by the coding sequence GTGAAACCTTTCACGAGCAAGGTGATCGGTGTCTCGATTGGGTTTTCTGCGCTTGCCTTGATGGTTGCGCTTTTTGTCGTTGGTCTGATGGACTTTACGGGCAATGAAGACTTCCTATTAAGGGGGAAGGTTGTCGATGACGGCGGACAACCCGTTTCGGGTGTTGCTGTAAGCGCGATTGTTCTTGTCGATACGCACAATAGCCCAGTGAAGGTTCCCTGGGGTGGATCAATTGCGAGCGAACCCGTAAAGGCGGTGACCGATGCATCGGGCCAGTTCGAGATCGGAGGTAGAGGGTACGGCCTAACCGTGGGACTCCAGAAGCATGGCTTTGAAGGTCTAGATCGGCACTACAAGCTTCACAAGGACGTGGAAATCAAGGCGCCAATCACCTTTGTCCTAAGAACGAAGGATTGA
- a CDS encoding M16 family metallopeptidase, translated as MPLTFQHHRLSNGLDIVAEINPDAHSFAAGLFVKTGSRDEAHDVNGVSHFLEHMMFKGSDKYGWEDVNRIFDEIGARYNAFTTQEMTAYYANVLPEFSERAVEHLSHLLRPAIRTADFDTEKKVILEEIAMYLDDPGHRVYEKLMEVHFGKHPLGASILGSAEAITALKRDQMADYFKARYGPKNMVLSVTGLLDFEQVVDWAKKYMGSWEPVNAKRDHSQPTVAGLSEKLTDPKLNRQYTMGMTPGPSSQDDRRFAARVLSDVIGDAEGSRFYWALVDNAIAEDADFGFYPHDGCGSFYISLTTSPDRSDEALGIAKKELERVKTDLSDDEIERAKNKIASSLVLGGEIPMGRMRSIGSQWLYNEEYRSLEKDMATLEAVNRETMHDLMRQFPFEPMTIVTLGPG; from the coding sequence ATGCCTCTCACTTTCCAACACCATCGCCTTTCCAACGGCCTCGACATCGTCGCCGAGATCAACCCCGACGCGCACTCGTTCGCGGCGGGGCTGTTCGTTAAGACCGGCTCGCGCGATGAAGCGCATGACGTCAACGGCGTCTCCCACTTCCTTGAACACATGATGTTCAAGGGATCGGACAAGTACGGCTGGGAAGACGTCAATCGTATCTTCGACGAGATCGGCGCACGGTATAACGCGTTCACCACGCAGGAAATGACGGCGTACTACGCCAACGTTCTGCCGGAGTTTTCGGAGCGCGCGGTCGAGCACCTGTCGCACCTGTTGCGGCCGGCGATTCGAACCGCCGACTTCGACACCGAAAAGAAGGTGATCCTGGAAGAGATCGCGATGTATCTCGACGATCCCGGTCATCGGGTTTACGAAAAGCTGATGGAAGTGCACTTCGGCAAGCACCCGCTGGGCGCGAGTATCCTGGGCTCCGCCGAGGCGATCACCGCGCTGAAGCGCGACCAGATGGCCGACTACTTCAAGGCGCGGTACGGGCCGAAGAACATGGTGCTGTCGGTGACGGGACTGCTCGATTTTGAGCAGGTTGTCGATTGGGCGAAGAAGTACATGGGCTCGTGGGAGCCGGTCAACGCAAAGCGCGACCACAGCCAGCCGACGGTGGCGGGTCTGTCGGAAAAGCTGACGGATCCAAAGCTCAACCGGCAATACACGATGGGCATGACGCCCGGCCCCAGTTCGCAGGATGATCGCCGGTTCGCGGCCCGCGTGCTGTCAGATGTCATCGGCGACGCCGAAGGCTCGCGGTTCTATTGGGCGCTGGTGGACAACGCGATCGCGGAAGACGCCGACTTCGGGTTCTACCCGCACGACGGCTGCGGCAGTTTCTACATCTCACTAACGACTTCGCCCGACCGTTCGGACGAGGCGCTGGGGATCGCGAAGAAGGAACTGGAGCGGGTGAAAACCGATCTGAGCGACGACGAGATCGAGCGCGCCAAGAACAAGATCGCCAGCAGCCTGGTGCTCGGCGGCGAGATCCCCATGGGCCGCATGCGGTCCATCGGCAGCCAGTGGCTCTACAACGAAGAGTACCGTTCGCTGGAAAAGGACATGGCGACGCTGGAAGCCGTCAATCGGGAGACGATGCACGACCTGATGCGGCAGTTCCCGTTTGAGCCGATGACGATTGTGACGCTTGGACCTGGGTGA